The Pyxidicoccus sp. MSG2 DNA segment GCCGGCACAACGAGGAGCGCGGCGTGGACCGCTTCCTCGGCTTCGTCCTCGGCGGCGCGAAGATGGCCCTCATCGCCTGGGTGGCGCTCAGCGCCATCACCTTCTTCGAGCAGCACGTGGTGGTGGCCGGCCGGCGCTTCGGCGTCGCCACGCAGGAGTCGCTGTCCCTCCAGGCCGCGCGCCGCTTCAACCTGTTCGAGATGACGCAGTTCTCCCAGGTGGGCAACCTGGTGCGCGTGGCGAAGGTGTCCACGGACCCGGAAATGGCGGGCCGTCTCCAGGAGGACCCGGCCTACAAGGCGCTGCGCAAGGACGCGCGCTTCCAGCGCCTGCTCCAGGACGAGAAGCTGAAGCAGGCGCTCGCCCGGGGCGACACCGCCGCCCTCCTGCGCAATGACCTGGTCCTCCAGCTCATCCAGGACCCGGACGTGGCCGCCCGACTGCGAGCGGCCGTCCGGGCCTCGGAGCGCGGGGACTGACTCACACGCCAATCTGCGCGGAGTCCAGGCCCACCAGCCGCTGGCGCACGAAGTCCGCGTCCACCTCCACGCGGCGGCGCCGGTGCTCGGGCGCCTCGAACATGACGTCCGCCATGACGAACTCCAGGATGGAGCGCAGCCCGCGCGCCCCCAGGCCCCGGTCCACCGAGTAGCGCACCACCTCGCGCAGCCCGCCCTCGGCGAAGTCCAGCTCGATGTCGTCCATGGCCAGAAGCTCGCGGAACTCGCGGATGATGGAGTCGGGGGGCTCGGTCAGCACGCGGATGAGCTCCGGCTCTCCCAGCTTCTCCAGTTGCACCACCACCGGCAGGCGTCCGAGGAACTCGGCCATCATCCCGAAGTCCACGAGCTGCTTGGTGCTGATGCGCTTCTGGGAGCGCTTCGCCGCCTCCTCCGCCCCGAAGCCCAGCGCCCGGCCGCCCTCGTCGCCGTAGTCGTGCAAGTCGCTGAACGTGCCCGCGCAGATGAAGAGGATGTCGCGCGTGTCCACCTGGACGAAGTCGCTCTTGTTCCACGCCTGGGTGACGTTGAGGGGCACGTACACCTCGCGGCCCTCGAGCAGCTTCAGGAGCGCCTGCTGCACACCCTCGCCGCCGATGTCGCGGCTGCCCGCGCCGTTGCGTGCGCCCTG contains these protein-coding regions:
- the clpX gene encoding ATP-dependent Clp protease ATP-binding subunit ClpX, translated to MESSARREEAVLTPREIFDRLDHFVIGQEAAKRAVAIAAHNHLKRVQARRLRRTSLIKKSNILLIGPTGSGKTHIARNLAEILHVPFTTVDATEYTEAGYYGKDVEVMISDLLFKANHSVEDTQRGIIFVDEVDKIARRSQGARNGAGSRDIGGEGVQQALLKLLEGREVYVPLNVTQAWNKSDFVQVDTRDILFICAGTFSDLHDYGDEGGRALGFGAEEAAKRSQKRISTKQLVDFGMMAEFLGRLPVVVQLEKLGEPELIRVLTEPPDSIIREFRELLAMDDIELDFAEGGLREVVRYSVDRGLGARGLRSILEFVMADVMFEAPEHRRRRVEVDADFVRQRLVGLDSAQIGV
- a CDS encoding CvpA family protein — protein: MVIDLIILGLVLFFAIIGAITGASRQVANLVGLAAGYFASSRLGPLVGPKLAASLGSPLFLGIILGSVLVYVFVWLSVRYALGALLMRFLSTGRHNEERGVDRFLGFVLGGAKMALIAWVALSAITFFEQHVVVAGRRFGVATQESLSLQAARRFNLFEMTQFSQVGNLVRVAKVSTDPEMAGRLQEDPAYKALRKDARFQRLLQDEKLKQALARGDTAALLRNDLVLQLIQDPDVAARLRAAVRASERGD